TATGCGCGCAGTCGTCTATGACCAGTTCGGTGAGCGGCCGGAACTCAGGGCCGTCCCGGATCCCACGCCGGTGCGTGACGGGGTCGTCCTGGAGGTCGGCGCCACGGGGGTGTGCCGCAGCGACTGGCACGGCTGGATGGGACACGACCCGGACATCCGCCTCCCGCACGTCCCCGGACATGAAATTGCCGGCACCGTCGTGGCGGTCGGGGCGGACGTGCGCCGCTGGCGCCCCGGGGACCGCGTGACGCTTCCTTTCGTCGCCGGTTGCGGTCACTGCGCCGAGTGTCAGGCCGGGCACCAGCAGGTCTGCGAGGCGCAGTTCCAGCCGGGGTTCACGCACTGGGGCTCGTTCGCGCAGTACGTCGGGATTCACTACGCGGACCACAACCTCGTGCGGCTCCCGGACAGCATGTCGTTCGTGACGGCCGCCAGCCTCGGGTGCCGGTTCGCGACGTCCTTCCGGGCGGTGGTGCAGCAGGGCCGCGTGCGGGGTGGCGAGTGGCTCGCCGTGCACGGCTGCGGCGGCGTCGGCCTGTCCGCCGTCATGATCGGCCGGGCCACTGGCGCCCGGGTCATCGCGGTGGACATCGACGACGCGAAGCTGGCGCGGGCCCGGGAACTGGGCGCGGAAGTCACGGTGAACAGCCGGTCCGTCGCGGACACCGTCCAGGCCATCCGCGACCACACCGGCGGCGGAGCGCACGTGTCCCTGGACGCCCTGGGGCACCCGCAGACGGCCTTCAACTCCGTGGCCGGCCTGCGCCGGCGGGGCCGGCACGTGCAGGTGGGGTTGCTGCTGGGTGACGACAGCCGGGCGCCCCTGCCGATGGACGCGGTGATCGCGAAGGAACTGGAGGTGTACGGCAGCCACGGCATGGCGGCCCACACGTACCCGGACATGCTGGGCATGATCGAGGCGGGGCTTCTTCACCCGGAAGCCCTGATCGGCCAGCGGCTCACGCTGGACTCCGGCATCGAAGCGCTGGTGTCCATGGACCGGTTCGTGGGGACCGGTGTCAGCGTCATCGACCGCTTCTGAGTCACTGAAGCCGTCCAGGGGGAGCGTTCGCTCAGGAGACGCCTCCCGGTCAGGGTGGATCCTGGCCGGCCGCGGGGACGTTCACCAGGCATCCCTGTCGCAAGCTGGGGGCTCACCACATCGAGCAGCACGGACAACGTGAACCTCGGCTGCCTGGGAACGCCCACTGGCACGTCCAGGCTGATGGGAAAAGCAAAAAGCCGCACTCGGCGGCTTGATGGGAAACAGCATACCGCCATATGCACCAGGTGCCCAGGACATGCACCACAGTTCAGCCGGGCGGACATTCTGAGCATCTGGCGCAGCAAATTTCAGGGGTATCCCCTCGGTCGATGCTCCTCACGCGGTTCGGCCCCCCGCCGGTCGACGTTCATGGCTCTGGCCCGCTGGCGACAGAGCACTGAGACCGCCGTGCCTTCGACCCGCAGGCGGGGCATCAGGTGCGTAACGCACCACGGGGACAGCGTCGGGGCGCACAATTCAAGTTCGGTCTGGCCCACTTTCTCAAGGTAGCGTTCGCTCTTTCCAAAAGCGGACCAACGCTGCCCACACGGCGGCCCGGAACACGCTCCTTAAGGTGAGACCCGCAGCGAGGCCACCCTCCGACGGGTCCAGCCTCGCCTCAGGAGCGCTGCCCATGACGATTTCCTCCACCCATCACCCCACCCACCTTCCGCCGACCGTGCCCGGCGAGTACCACCTGGTGGACTCCGGTGCGCTCCGGGCTGTTCGCGGGTCGGTGACCGCCCGGGCCGAGGTGGTTCACCAGGCCCTGCGTGAAACCATTCAAGCCACGACGTTTCCGTGCGTGGCGGCCAAAGCGTCGGTGAACACCAGTGCCTACGCGCTGGGCGTGTACGCCGGTCTCGGCAGTCTGGAAGCCACGCTCGGGCTGGCCCATGACCTGGAGCGCTTCACGCGGGATCAGGACGCCATGGACAGCGGGTTCTCCACCATGATGGCCACATTCGACACGGACGAGGCCATGAGCGAACAGGAATTCGAACGCCTGCTCTGGGCGCAGCTCCGCGCCCTGCACCTCCTCGACACCGCTCCCTATAGCCCGGAGGTATCTCCGGACCCCACCGATCCCCGCTTCGGTTTTTCGTTCGCCGGCCGGGCTTTTTTTGTGGTCGGCGTGCATCCGCACAGCAGCCGGCTCGCCCGCCGCTTTCCCGTGCCGGCGCTGATCTTCAATGCCCACCGGCAGTTCCAGTCGCTGCGGGACACCGGCCGCTTCGACCGTATGCAGAGCACCATCCGCACGCGGGACCTGACACTGCAGGGCAGTCTCAACCCCAACCTCGCCAACCACGGTGAAGCGCCCGAAGCCCGGCAGTATTCCGGCCGGGCCGTCGAACCTGGCTGGGTGGCCCCCTTTCCCAGCGCGCCCGCAGGGGGCCGCTGCCCGTTCGGCCATGACACCAAAGGACCTTGACCTGATGACCCAAATCCCCGATCTCCGCCCCACCGAGCAGCGTCCCGCCCGCATCGCACCGCAGTCCGGCACAGGCTTTCGCCTTTCTCGCGGTGAGACCCTGGTCGTCATTGACCCCATGGGGGAGCAGGTCGCGGACCTGATGGCCTTCGCGGCGGACGAGCCTGCGGAGTGGCTGTCGTCCGGGCGCACCTTCGACTACAACGAGACGATCTACCTGACCAGCGGACACAAGCTGTACTCGAACCGCTCCAGGGTGATGTTCACGCTGCTGCGGGACGACGTGGGCCGCCACGACTTCCTGCTCACGCCCTGCTCCCCGGAAACGTTCGAGCTGCTCTACCCGCCCGGAACGGCCGAGGGTCACCCCAGCTGCTTCGGGAACCTGGTGGCGGCCTTCGCGCCTTTCGGCATCCAGCCGGACCAGATTCCGACCACGCTGAACATCTTCATGAACGTGCTGGTCGACGCGAGCGGCCGTCTGCACATCGGCCCGCCCGTCTCCAGGCCCGGGCAGCGGCTGGAACTGCGCGCCGAGATGGACCTGATCGTGGGGCTGACCGCCTGCTCCGCCGAGGGCAGCAACAACGGCACCTTCAAACCCATCGACTTCTATGTCCTGCCTGCCAAAGAGGACCAGAGCAGATTGGGCGGAACTCAGGATCGGAAACACAGTCACTGAGGGTGACCTGTGCTCTCGATGGGTAACCCGTGTGCAGGCACACCCTCTGGTCCCGGCTGGCCCCCACGATGGTCTCCGTCGGACTTCCTGACCTAGCACATCTCGGCCAGCAGGTCCTGACAGCGCGCCTTGCTCATGCCGCGCCTGGCAGGCCACTTCTCTTCCTCCCGGGAGCCGCATCGGCTTCAGAGAAATCGCCTTCCAGGTGCGACCTCCTCAGTAGGCAGCAGTGGAGGTCTGCATCTTCTGCCATGTCCTTGGCCGCCGGAAGAAATCGTCATCCTCCACCTGTAAAGCCCACCCACCGGTCCCGTGCAGAATGAGGTGCAAGTGATGGGCCGTCGCTGGCGGCCTTGCCTCCACCCAGACCATCCGACCACGTGATTCACAGAACACGGGGAAGCGGGTGGTGACGCCCCCATTCGCCCGGTACCCATCTGGAGGCCCGACTGTCCACCTCGGGCCCCCCGAACGCGACCTCCTGCGCGTGGGCGGCGGACACCTTCACACCCGGTTCGCGCTTCTGCCCAAGGACGCAGCCGTCTGGTCAATCGGCGGGGTGGGCGGAGTAAAACGCGCGACTTCACGGGTCACCGGATGCTTGGACCGCGCTCCGCGCCGGTTCGAGGGCATTCGCGTCCGGGGAGCGTCCTCGGGATGCAACAAATGAAGGCGCCCGTTCAAGGCGCCCTTCCTGCTGACTCTTGACCAGTCAGCGGAACCTCACCTCAATCGGTTCCGCGGTTCTGCCCGCCTGCTGCGGCCTGTGACCGGCCCGCACCCTCACGCCGACTGCCGTTCTCACCACTGCGGGAGGCTTCGCCCCCACGGCGGCCGATGGCGGCCATGTGCTCACGGTTGCGGCTGACGGCCTCGCCGCCCTTGCGGCCGGCCTCGCGGGCTTCCTCAGACGTGAACTCGTGGGCGTTGCCGCTCTCGTGCGCGGCACGTCCGCCCATGCTGGCGATCTGACGCTGGCGTTCAGGGTCCATGCCGGCGAATCCTCGGCGGCGGGTGCTGACCTGCGTTCTGCCGTCCCCCTTGCTGCTGGTGTGGTTTCTGTCGCTGTTCGTCATGGTGATGCCTCCTTGGGGGAATTACAGGTCTCGGTGCCTGTCGTGTTCGCCTGTTCCATGTACTCTGGACGTTGCCTGCCCTCAGGCGATGACAGGCGACTCAGGCCAGCCTCTGCCGTACTGTGGGTCCCTCTCCAAACAGATGAATGTCCCTTCATCTTGCCGGCCATTCCGCGTTATTGAGCCGCCACTCCAGCCGGGCCGTCGGGAAAGCCAGGGCGCGCTGGGCGCATCCCCAGGGCTTCTCCCTCATACCTGGACTGAGCGTCCGGGCCTGACCCTGGTGGGTTGCGGAGGCCGTCCGACGCAGCTCACAACTTCTCGTGTCTCGTATGCTGCGGCCGTCCAGCCAGGAGCACCTTGAACCAGGAGCGGCAGTGCTGCGGAAGTGAGGCGAGGTGCCGGGGCTTACCCTCACGAGTGAAACCATCCTCGAATCATCCACGTTCACGTACGGTGCAGCGCATGGAGAGGGTGCAGATGCAAATAATGGTCAACAAGCGGATCGTGGTCGGCCTGGGGCTGCTGCTCATCGGCCTCGTCATCCTCGTGGCGCTCGTCCAGGGCCTCCGGGAGGTGGCCGCCTCCAGCTGCTGGCCGGCAGTGACGGGCACGGTACTGACGTCCACCGTCGAGCGGCGCGCCTCACTCGGCGACCAGGGGGAGTTCGAGGGCTGGCTCTTCACGCCGCGCGTCACGTACCGCTACGAAGCCGGTGGCCAGAGCCATGAGGGTGGGTCGCTCTCACTCATGGAGGCGTGGTCCTCCAGTGAGGCCTGGGCGCAGCAGCAGAGCGGGCACTACCCGGCGGGCAGCTCGGTTCGGGTGTACCACTCCCCGGATGGCGCGCGCGCCGTCCTCGAGCCCGGCGTGAAGCCGGGTCTGTGGGCCTGGCTCCTGCTGCCCGGGGCGGCGATCATCGTCGGTACGGGCCTGCTGCTGACGCGGGGACCTCAGGACCGGGGGACAGTCAGGATCACCTTCTGGCCCGCCTGACGGTCCAAAGGAGATTGCCCCCATCCCTCCTGATCTGCTGGAGTTCCTCCGATCACGTGCGCCGGACGAAAAGGAAATAGCCGCACTTGGCGGCTTGATGGGAAAAGAATAGCGCGCTATGCACCAGGCGCCCAGGACATACACCACAGTTCAGGGTGTTCGCAGGAAACGCCGTCCTGTACAGCATCCGCAAGGCTTCCGGTACAGTTCATCCGTTTCCCTGCCGGGCATCGCGACGTCCGTGGCCTAGGAGCAGTCGCCGCCAGCGTCGCACGCGCCCGTGTCCCCACCGCCGGAGCTGACCTCAACCGTCGACGTGCTCCACATGCCGATGCCCGAGTAGGTGGGGCCGTAGCGGACGGGGGACGTCGAGCGTGCCGCCCACGCGCCCCCACCCACGACGAGACCGGTAAGGCCCAGCACGAACCCGAGGTCCGTCAGGCTGCCGAGCCGGAGGAGGACGACGAACAGGCCCAGGACGACGAACACGCCCAGCACCAGCAGGGGGGAGGGACGCAGCCTCTGGGAGCGGGGGGAGGGGAGACGGACATTCATGGGGACCTCTGGGTGTGCGTGAGGAGTAGGAGGGGGACCTGTCTGAGGTACGGGTGGGACCAGGCATTCGTTCCCACCCGGTGCGACGCGCACGGTGGTACGCGCGCGCCTTACCGTCGCACAAGGTTCACGCTGACTGTCTCGGTCGCGTCGGAATACTCGTCGGAGTACCAGGTCTTGATCGGGGCCGAGTACACGACGCGGTTCGGGTCCGGATCCGTGTCGAGCTCCGCCTGCACGCCGCAGTCCGCGCGAAGGTGCAGGTAGAAGGAGTTGTCGGAGGCCACCTCCGACACGAGGGTCTCACCCTCGTACTGCCGCGTGACCGTGTTCACGCCGCCGGTGCGCTCACCGCTGCGCTCGACCGTCGGCAGGCCGTCGCCATACGCAAGCGTTTCGTTCGTGGCGGTCCAGGAGCCCGAGCTGTCGGTGACGGTGCGGTACCAGCCATGCTGGACAACCGCGTGCGCCGAGGACGTGAGCGTCCAGGTCTGCTTGCCCCGGTACGCGTTGGACCCGGACAGCTGCCCGTCACTGAACGTGCAGGTCAGCGATCCCTGATCCTGAAGGTCGGTCTTGCGGTTGTCGTACGTGTCGGTGTACGACTTGGTGCGCGACCAGGCGTACGTGACGGTGCCGGTCCAGGTGCCGGTCTGGTTGACCGGGGGCTCCGGGGGGGTCGGCGCCGTGACGTTCACGCTGAGTTTGGCGTCGTCGTCGATTTCCAGCGGAATGCTGCCGCCTGCGCGGGTCGTGACGAAGGCGCGCAGCACCACCGCGGTGCCGGCGTCGGCGGCGTCCGGCGTCCACGTGAAGTCGAAGTGGGCCTGCGTGCCCTGCGCGCTCCTGCGGTCGAGGAGGACGAGCTGGCCGTCACGTTCGCGGTAGAGCTGCACCTCGTCGACGTTGTAGGCGCCCGGAAGGATGGACAGGTTCGCGAGGTTCAGGTCGACCGTGACCGCCCCGGTTTCCCCGGCCTTCACGGCCCCGTCACCGCCCAGGGTGCCGTTCGGGGAGCGGCCGATCATCACGTCGTAACTGCCGCTGAAGTTCCCGAGTTTCACCTGGTTGCGCGTTCCGGCGACCGCCAGGAGCTCCTGAAGCTGATCACCCGGGCCGAGCGTGCCGAGCAGTTTGAGCGCGAAGCTCGACGAGTAGTCGCTCACGCGGGCCTGCGTCGCGATGGGCGCGACGCTGCCTTCCAGCCGCGGGCCGACGGTGAGGTCGAGCGCGCCGAAGCTCGGCGCGGCCGCACCCAGCCAGGGCATGGTCGTGAAGTCCAGGCCGGCGGTCGCGTGCAGGCCGAGGCCGCCTTCGAGGCGCGCCGCGTCGGCCGCGCCGAGCACCTTCACGTTCGGCACGAGCGTGTTCACCGGCTCGAGCTTGAAGGTGGGCTTGAGTTCGCCGGTCGGCACGTCGAGCGTGAAGCCCGCGTTGATCTTCGCGCCGAGCTTGCCCTCGAGACCGACCTGGACCTTGCCAAGCTTGAGTTTCCCGTCGAGCTGCATGCCCAGGCCGACCGGCACGGTGGGGGAGAAGAACGCCGAGACCGGCCCGGTCACGGGGATGGGCAGACGTGCGAGCGTCGCGCGGCACTTCAGTTCGCCCTGGACGCCGAGGTCCACGTCGAGGCCGCCCGCGAGGGTCCCGACGATCTCACCGCCAAGTTGCGCACCGAACGCCGTGAGGTGCCCGTCCGAGATGGTCGAGACGAGATCCACGTCGAGTTTCGTGTCGAGCTTGATGCTGATCAATTCACCGGAAATCAACGTGTCGAGGGTGCTGCTGCACGCGAACGGTCCGACGTTGAAGTCCTTCTTGACGAACGGGCCGGGCAGGACGTCGTCCGCGGGCGCGGGGGCCGGGGTGGACTGCGCCCGGAGGGACGGCGTGGCGGCAACGCGGTAGGTAAGGGTGACGCGCCCGTCCGGGTGACGCTGCACCCGCACAGGCGCGCCGGGGCCGGTCAGCGGCACCAGGCCGGAAGCGTCGAGATGCTCCTGGTGGCGCACCTGCAGGTCGCGGTAGGCGTCGGTCATCGCGACGGTTTCCAGCGTGACGAGCGTGCCGGCGGCCGTCTGCTCCGCGCTCACGACCCGGCCCGCGAACGGCAGGTCACCTGTGGCGATCAGCACCTGGCCTGGCGTGACGGTGACGCCACGCAGGGTGACGTGAAAGCGCACGCCGAGGGCGCCGTCGCCAGGCTCGGCGTTCCGTGCCGGGGCGGCGACGATCGCCTCGTCCCGCACCAGGCTGGCGCCCTGCTGCAGGCGCGCGGTGGTCACCGTGACCGGGGCCGAACGCACCCCGCCGGCTTCAGCGGTAATGACAGCCGTGCCGATCGCGGCGCCCGCGACCACCGTGCCGTCCGCGCGGACGCTCACGACGTCCGGCGCACTCGACGTCCACGTGACCGGGGTGCTCACGCGCGCGCCACCCGAGTCGTAGGCCGAGGCGCCGAACTGCACGGTCTGCGCTTCCCAGGTCAGGAGGTTGACGGGGGCATCCACCTCCAGCCGGGTGATGGGCGCGCCGGCCGGGGGGCCGCCCTGCCCGCAGGCGGTGAGGAGACTGGCGGTGAGGCAGGCGAGCAGCAGTGCGGGACGCTTGTGGGTGGACGAGGGTGCAAATGGCATGGGTGGCACGCTAGAGAGCGCAGGATGGCTGGTGGGTGTTGCGCCTTCTGCGCCACCTGGCGGCGGTCGCGTCACACGGTGCACGCCGCCGAACGCGCAGCCGTGCGGTGGTGCGGATGAAGCTCCGCAATGACGAGGAAAGCGAGGAGTGCTGCGGCCGTTCACCGGGTGTGCTGGCGCTGTGAAGGGCACGGCCACCCGATCAGGCGGTCGGTCGGGGCCCATTCGGCAACTCCGGGGGGCAGGTGCCCTCATTGGCCGTGGCGTGGCCGGTCACCAGGGGCGCCCCGACCGCCAGCATGTCATACCTCAACCATCCTGCCTTTCCTAACGTGCGGTCACGCCCGCCTCGGGCGGGACGACAAGGAGCCCACCATGACCGTACACGCCACCCGGACCTTCACCGTTCTCCTCCTCACTGCCCTGCTCGCCGCGTGCGGCGGGACCACACCACCCAGCGGCGGCGGAGGAACCACTCCGCCCCCCGCCACCCCAGGCACGCCTGCGCCCACGAATCCCGACGCTCCCGCGCCCTACGTCATGCAGGGCGTGGTGAAAAACGCGCAGGGTCAGCCTCTGGCAGGCGTCGAGGTATGGGCGGACAACACCCTGTACTACAACATGAACGTGCTCGGCGTCACGGACGCACAGGGGCGGTACCGCCTCGAACTGCCGCGTGACGTGCTGGGCACCTGGCGCGCCGGTGGGCGCTTCCAGCGCAGCTACCACGGCGAGACGTACGAGCTCAGCCTGGAAGTGAACGACGAAACGGCCTTCACGGCCGACACAGGCGCATTCCGCAATTTCACGCTCAAAACCTCGGGCGAGCGGCCCGACGGCCACTACTACGGCGGCACCGTGTGGGTGTACGGGAATTACAGCGCGGGCGATTTCAAGAACAGGGACGTGGAATTGACCCTCACCCCGGACGGCCCGCTGCTCGACGGCAGTACCGGCGAGACCCTGACGCGCTTCGTGGACGGCAACACCATCGCGGACG
This is a stretch of genomic DNA from Deinococcus ficus. It encodes these proteins:
- a CDS encoding zinc-dependent alcohol dehydrogenase family protein, encoding MRAVVYDQFGERPELRAVPDPTPVRDGVVLEVGATGVCRSDWHGWMGHDPDIRLPHVPGHEIAGTVVAVGADVRRWRPGDRVTLPFVAGCGHCAECQAGHQQVCEAQFQPGFTHWGSFAQYVGIHYADHNLVRLPDSMSFVTAASLGCRFATSFRAVVQQGRVRGGEWLAVHGCGGVGLSAVMIGRATGARVIAVDIDDAKLARARELGAEVTVNSRSVADTVQAIRDHTGGGAHVSLDALGHPQTAFNSVAGLRRRGRHVQVGLLLGDDSRAPLPMDAVIAKELEVYGSHGMAAHTYPDMLGMIEAGLLHPEALIGQRLTLDSGIEALVSMDRFVGTGVSVIDRF
- the gntA gene encoding guanitoxin biosynthesis heme-dependent pre-guanitoxin N-hydroxylase GntA, with translation MTISSTHHPTHLPPTVPGEYHLVDSGALRAVRGSVTARAEVVHQALRETIQATTFPCVAAKASVNTSAYALGVYAGLGSLEATLGLAHDLERFTRDQDAMDSGFSTMMATFDTDEAMSEQEFERLLWAQLRALHLLDTAPYSPEVSPDPTDPRFGFSFAGRAFFVVGVHPHSSRLARRFPVPALIFNAHRQFQSLRDTGRFDRMQSTIRTRDLTLQGSLNPNLANHGEAPEARQYSGRAVEPGWVAPFPSAPAGGRCPFGHDTKGP
- a CDS encoding DUF1989 domain-containing protein, producing MTQIPDLRPTEQRPARIAPQSGTGFRLSRGETLVVIDPMGEQVADLMAFAADEPAEWLSSGRTFDYNETIYLTSGHKLYSNRSRVMFTLLRDDVGRHDFLLTPCSPETFELLYPPGTAEGHPSCFGNLVAAFAPFGIQPDQIPTTLNIFMNVLVDASGRLHIGPPVSRPGQRLELRAEMDLIVGLTACSAEGSNNGTFKPIDFYVLPAKEDQSRLGGTQDRKHSH
- a CDS encoding KGG domain-containing protein, which encodes MTNSDRNHTSSKGDGRTQVSTRRRGFAGMDPERQRQIASMGGRAAHESGNAHEFTSEEAREAGRKGGEAVSRNREHMAAIGRRGGEASRSGENGSRREGAGRSQAAAGGQNRGTD
- a CDS encoding DUF3592 domain-containing protein; protein product: MQIMVNKRIVVGLGLLLIGLVILVALVQGLREVAASSCWPAVTGTVLTSTVERRASLGDQGEFEGWLFTPRVTYRYEAGGQSHEGGSLSLMEAWSSSEAWAQQQSGHYPAGSSVRVYHSPDGARAVLEPGVKPGLWAWLLLPGAAIIVGTGLLLTRGPQDRGTVRITFWPA
- a CDS encoding Ig-like domain-containing protein; this translates as MPFAPSSTHKRPALLLACLTASLLTACGQGGPPAGAPITRLEVDAPVNLLTWEAQTVQFGASAYDSGGARVSTPVTWTSSAPDVVSVRADGTVVAGAAIGTAVITAEAGGVRSAPVTVTTARLQQGASLVRDEAIVAAPARNAEPGDGALGVRFHVTLRGVTVTPGQVLIATGDLPFAGRVVSAEQTAAGTLVTLETVAMTDAYRDLQVRHQEHLDASGLVPLTGPGAPVRVQRHPDGRVTLTYRVAATPSLRAQSTPAPAPADDVLPGPFVKKDFNVGPFACSSTLDTLISGELISIKLDTKLDVDLVSTISDGHLTAFGAQLGGEIVGTLAGGLDVDLGVQGELKCRATLARLPIPVTGPVSAFFSPTVPVGLGMQLDGKLKLGKVQVGLEGKLGAKINAGFTLDVPTGELKPTFKLEPVNTLVPNVKVLGAADAARLEGGLGLHATAGLDFTTMPWLGAAAPSFGALDLTVGPRLEGSVAPIATQARVSDYSSSFALKLLGTLGPGDQLQELLAVAGTRNQVKLGNFSGSYDVMIGRSPNGTLGGDGAVKAGETGAVTVDLNLANLSILPGAYNVDEVQLYRERDGQLVLLDRRSAQGTQAHFDFTWTPDAADAGTAVVLRAFVTTRAGGSIPLEIDDDAKLSVNVTAPTPPEPPVNQTGTWTGTVTYAWSRTKSYTDTYDNRKTDLQDQGSLTCTFSDGQLSGSNAYRGKQTWTLTSSAHAVVQHGWYRTVTDSSGSWTATNETLAYGDGLPTVERSGERTGGVNTVTRQYEGETLVSEVASDNSFYLHLRADCGVQAELDTDPDPNRVVYSAPIKTWYSDEYSDATETVSVNLVRR
- a CDS encoding carboxypeptidase regulatory-like domain-containing protein — translated: MTVHATRTFTVLLLTALLAACGGTTPPSGGGGTTPPPATPGTPAPTNPDAPAPYVMQGVVKNAQGQPLAGVEVWADNTLYYNMNVLGVTDAQGRYRLELPRDVLGTWRAGGRFQRSYHGETYELSLEVNDETAFTADTGAFRNFTLKTSGERPDGHYYGGTVWVYGNYSAGDFKNRDVELTLTPDGPLLDGSTGETLTRFVDGNTIADVPIGRYKVTARHVPEGGAPRNMLVMRQDEDTFAPSTILMFRKEPQYGVMTDVNLKLAPLP